A stretch of Besnoitia besnoiti strain Bb-Ger1 chromosome V, whole genome shotgun sequence DNA encodes these proteins:
- a CDS encoding DEAD/DEAH box helicase domain-containing protein (encoded by transcript BESB_060430), giving the protein MRRMFAASTRSFSHSFERRRGSDAVFRRLFSLWRQVAAEAACEEATRPPSLPESTETVSPSSLPLPRSSFPRRRPAPVSDSSSSFSASCALSLLTSRSPYSASSFVARARRLALPLSSSRPALRPRASGASVSAPACSSSSCALSSRTFRKDLLFAPCWAAEAEKPCAPSRALSTSSSSSSPSASSSPSPPRGSDWISAFIHSTEEGLARRTKRIPPTSLSSPSRSSSSSPSSPSASVSSSSASSPGRRGPLFAQFRRVSRLPLEASLQQSLSGLGITHLTQIQDACFLPILLGKDVAAAAKPGTGKTLAYLLPLLQRRLGQARGSVAGDAAGDLLAEGAEASALPGSPGRGGSGRGGGGGGGGPSVLILVPSRELCRQVAATVAALAPTLSQVILDSAYSSLQTQELLLAASRRSGRLDLVIGTPERCEKLFRAGHLRLGALKTCVVDEADALLRRGYAEAMSALFFAKGEAEAAETQRSADGKQDVTREAKAREYPRQRVQTLIFTAALPRDLEQLFDAHFKHATVINLLKKAARLPSGHQAAAASPLLPSPAGEAEGETQARANDSEGEAPSAASLCSDTVRHLTCKISSKRGAHCESETRLRVLLYLLAKALPASAQRRRSPHFQQVGREGDSADAEKQKNARAGEARVAGSGGAAGGIELLEEGDKIEEAKCIVEQLVQHPFLSSWRVAALHAGLEHEQRDANLSRFRSGEASILISTDVAARGIDVPSVTLVVQLRPPLDPTTYIHRSGRAGRGGRAGDSVMLYSATERERISRISQETQVSFINLPPPTQVQEQETTISRLLYEILDVKAEVSAPFLSRAEALLNAHGSAVFAAALAFLHGSHRLPRLQRGAAGNARSEDEAVSRSVLSGRKGYVAVLLYDPTHERIQSISAAARYLRQRLPDSAKLDAVGLVSKSTNGYVGDVAVVYADQVVDDGDAFSEPRASAASIGAINGPPVYPLEQMPRLLLSDEAKRLGRRRKRVKLPWEKMKRAHSRAAILLGSRRKGEVLNSVAAIKQHQRNISRM; this is encoded by the exons ATGCGGCGAATgttcgcggcgtcgacgcgaTCCTTTTCTCACTCCTTtgagagaaggagagggagtGACGCAGTGTTTCGCCGGCTTTTTTCCCTATGGAGGCAGGTAGCGGCCGAGGCCGCGTGTGAGGAGGCAACGCGCCCTCCTTCCCTACCTGAGTCGACAGAAACCGTCTCTCCATCGTccctgcctctcccgcggtcttcgtttccgcgtcgccgacccGCTCCAGTCTCAGATTCTTCTAGCAGTTTCTCGGCCTCGTGCGCACTCAGCCTCTTgacgtctcgctcgccttactcggcttcttccttcgtggctcgcgcgaggaggcttgccctgcctctctcgtcttctcgaccggcgctgcggcctcgcgcttctggcGCAAGTGTCTCAGCGCCtgcctgcagctcctcctcctgcgctcTCAGCAGCCGCACCTTTAGGAAGGATCTCCTCTTTGCTCCTTGCtgggctgcagaggctgaaAAACCGTGtgcgccgtctcgcgcgctctccacatcctcctcttcttcttctccttccgcttcttcctctccctcgccgccgcgaggcagcgactgGATCTCAGCCTTCATTCACTCGACAGAGGAGGGCCTTGCGCGCCGCACCAAGCGAATTCCCCCCACTTCCttgtcttctccctctcgttcgtcttcttcttctccctcttctccttctgcgtctgtctcttcttcttccgcttcttcccctgggcgccgcggccctctGTTTGCCCAGTTCCGTCGCGtgtcgcgtcttccgctggAGGCGTCCCTTCAACAGAGTCTGTCGGGTCTGGGGATTACGCACCTCACTCAGATCCAGGACGCGTGTTTCCTGCCGATTCTGCTGGGCAAAgacgtcgcagccgccgcgaaacCCGGCACCGGCAAGACGCTCGCCTAcctcctccctctgctgcagcgtcgcctgggacaggcgcgcgggtcggtcgccggcgacgcggctggCGATCTGctcgcagagggcgcagaggcctcggCGCTCCCGGGGTCGCCCGGTAGGGGCGGAAGCGgcaggggagggggaggggggggaggcggacCCTCTGTGTTGATCTTGGTGCCCTCCCGCGAGCTCTGCCGGCAGGTGGCGGCGACGGTCGCGGCGCTAGCGCCGACGCTCTCGCAGGTCATTTTGGATTCCGCCTACtcgtcgctgcagacgcaagagctgcttctcgcggcctcccgccgcagcgggcgcctcgACCTCGTGATCGGCACGCCCGAACGGTGCGAGAAGCTCTTCCGCGCAGGGCACCTTCGCCTGGGAGCCTTGAAGACCTGCGTCGtcgacgaggcggacgcgcttctccgccgcggctacGCCGAGGCGATGAgcgcgctcttcttcgccaagggggaggcagaagcagcggagacgcagcgcagcgcagacggcaAGCAGGACgtgacgcgcgaggcgaaggcgcgcgagtaTCCGCGCCAGCGCGTTCAAACCCTGATCTTCACCGCCGCGCTCCCCAGAGACCTCGAGCAGCTCTTCGACGCGCACTTCAAACACGCCACAGTCATCAACCTGCTCAAAaaagctgcgcgcctcccgtCAG ggcatcaggctgcggcggcgtctcctctcttgccgtcgcctgcgggtgaagcggagggcgagacgcaggctCGGGCTAACGATTCTGAGGGAGAGGccccctccgcagcgtcgctctgcagcgacaCTGTGCGGCATCTCACGTGCAAAATCTCCTcgaagcgcggcgcccaCTGCGAAAGTGaaacgcgcctccgcgtgctgcTCTACTTGCTGGCAAAGGCTctccctgcctccgcgcagaggcggcgctctcccCACTTCCAGCAGGTTGGtcgcgagggcgacagcgcggatgcagagaagcagaaaaacgcgcgcgcgggcgaggcaagggtcgccggcagcggaggtGCCGCGGGCGGCATTGAGCTACTCGAAGAGGGCGACAAAATCGAAGAAGCAAAGTGCATC gttgAGCAACTTGTCCAGCATCCTTTCTTGAGCTCCTGGCGAGTCGCGGCGTTGCATGCTGGGCTGGAGCAcgagcagcgagacgcgaatCTCAGCCGATTTCGAAGTGGCGAg GCTTCAATTTTGATTTCAACtgacgtcgcggcgcgcggcatcGACGTCCCGTCCGTCACGCTCGTAGTccagctgcggcctccgcttGACCCGACGACCTACATTCACCG CTCgggacgcgcaggccgcggcgggcgcgcgggcgacagcgTGATGCTCTACAGCGCCacagagcgcgagcggaTTTCTCGGATTtcgcaggagacgcaggtTTCGTTTATCAACTTGCCTCCGCCCACGCAGGTGCAGGAGCAGGAAACGACGATTTCGCGACTTCTGT ACGAGATCCTCGACGTGAAGGCCGAGGTCTCCGCTccgttcctctctcgcgcggaggcgctgctcaaCGCCCATGGATCAGCGGTATTCGCGGCGGCActcgccttcctccacgGTTCTCaccggctgccgcggctgcagcgcggcgcggcgggcaacgcgcgcagcgaggacgaagcTGTTTCGCGTTCAGTTCTCTCAGGCCGGAAGGGCTACGTCGCTGTGCTCCTCTACGACCCCACACACGAG aGGATACAATCCATTTCTGCGGCAGCTCGCTACTtgcggcagcgccttccgGATTCCGCAAAACTGGAC GCTGTAGGGCTCGTTTCGAAGAGCACAAACGGCTACGTAGGAGACGTCGCAGTGGTCTACGCGGACCAAGTCGTGGATGACGGCGACGCGTTTtcagagccgcgcgcctcagccgcctccATCGGCGCGATCAACGGGCCACCAGTCTATCCTCTTGAGCAGATGCCGaggctcctcctctccgaTGAAGCCAAGCGcctcggccggcgccgcaagCGCGTGAAGCTGCCGTGGGAGAAAATGAA GCGCGCGCATTCGCGTGCAGCGATCTTGTTGGGTTCCCGGCGCAAAGGGGAAGTCCTCAATTCGGTTGCGGCGATCAAACAACACCAGAGAAACATATCAAGAATGTGA